DNA from Musa acuminata AAA Group cultivar baxijiao chromosome BXJ1-5, Cavendish_Baxijiao_AAA, whole genome shotgun sequence:
GGATACTTTGCTAGAGAAAGAACAAGAGAGTGAGAAGCCCCCATGTGCCCTGCACATACCATTTGGTCCAAGGCATGATTATGGATCTCGACTTCTTCATGTATTTCCCATCAACTTCACACCAAGATGATCATAATAACTAAAATGTAATAGCAACAAATAGCCAAGTTTTCTAAGATAATTAAATTCCTTGTCGCTGCATGTTAAGATAGATAAATAGGCATCAACTGTGccacaaaaaaaaggaaatgatTGAGATGATTGTTGCAATaaaaataaatgacaaaggcataattTCTCTGTTAAACTGCTGATGTATCAGAAGATGAAAAACTAATTGAATTGCCAAACTCAAATAAAAGAGATGGGCACAAGAACAattaaatgaaaataagaaaAGGATACACAAACTGGAAAATTAGAAGATATTTTCTCTTTAGATTGCTAAATAAAACTTTTTAAGTAAATTTGTGACAATTTTAGAAATAATGAGAAGGGGAAAATATTTTGGGTGATCTTGAAAAAAAACAAGATCTAATCATAGAGTGTAACATTTGCATATTGACCAAAGATATGCCACCAATATTAAGGTCTTCAACTGGGTAATATGAAGCATGACTCCTTAGCAGGGCTCAGAGTTCTGAAGATCAAACATTATAGCATTAAATAGATATCTCTGGACAAAGAAACAACAGAGTATCTCTTACCAGTCCATATGGAACAGCTCTAAAGAAGAATATTTTACACATTCATCATCAAAAACAAAATTCTAATAATCTGGAAGAACATGACCAGGTAGATCATAAAAATATGACTGAAGCTGGGGTGTCAAGTTTAAACCCATGCATCAACTAAAATAACTGTCACCGGTCCTCACCCAACAAAAAAAGAACCGTCACTAGTGGCAGTGAAGAAGTAAGAGCTAAAACACATCACAAAACCAAAAAAAGCACAGGTCCATCAAGAAGCTTCCAATCTTAAGAAAGATATTTGTTCTAATATCAATCACAATATCTATGAAATATATTTACAAGATAAACAACAGGTCCAACAGTTATATCAAGAGAAATTTGAGTAGGACTTGATAAAATATAATGAGTCAGGAAATATttaccaaaaaatcaaataaaatattgtaAATGACCTACTCTTTTTTAAAAATTCACTCTATCTTGCAACCCATCAATATATTTATCTTAGTCATACTCAGCAATTTCATGAGACGATTAAGATGAGGCCTGAATGCCACCCTCCTCAATGCTATCAAACAGAGCAGCTCTGTTGTTTCGATACTCTCTCTGCAAGCAGTTAAATTAAACATAAGATAAGAAGTGACAAATTCAAGGACTTATTTAAAATACTAGAATAAAGTACAAATTTTGCTGAAGATCCAAAAAAAACACTGCCAAAGTGCTAATAGgcaatgcaattcaaaaaatgaATTAACTCTTTCCTTTATGTCGAATATGCCACTATCAAGGAACACACCATATGAGCTACCGTATGTAATAAAAAAGCTACACTTAGAGCATCACTAATGAAACTCAATGCATTTTAGTCAAGTTTGTGCCACGGCCTAAACTCAAGCTTTCTATAAAAGCAGTCCATTTAATGCGTTGAAAATCTTTAACAGCCAAAATGCTAAATTCAATTGCTGCTGCTGGCAAGCACATATTTTTATACTAATAATTTCTGTTTTGGCATAAAGTGGGCCTAATTCCCTTTCTCCAAAAAAACTCGTTGTTAATTTAATGCAACATCATTCTTCAAGTCCTTCAACTCTAATGATGCTCTTTGGTTTGTCCATCATTAGTTTTCCTCTTGAAACTATAAAGAGATTCAAAGTTTTCTCTAGTAGCATACAGCATAAAATTGGTGCCAATTTGTTATTGGTCAACCACTTAAGGATCAGCTCTAAAATTGAGCTGCTGTGATCCATTATTCAACAACTTGAGACAGTCCCAGTTTGAGTATAAACATATTCCATAGTTCGAAATTTATAGGGCAAGCCACAACTGCGCTGACATGCATAAACAAGATTCATGTCTCTTTATGTACTAAAATGCAGTGAGATCACTTTCAATTTAAAATTTACCAAAAATATTGTTAAATAAGAAATGCAAAGACCAAAAGACGATTCTACTAATAattgaaaggaaaaaaatatGAACATATGAAATAGCcataaagtttaaaaagtttgTTCATATGAACTTCCATGAAATTAACTGAACAATTAATGCAAAAAGAAACAGGGCAAACGAACTGTGGAGCGCTTTATATgcaaaaaagttaatttttgtcaTAAAATCTCGCAAAAGCTAGTCCTCGAAGCAAATCCTTGGAtggaaacaaaataaaataacGGACGTACCTTCTCAAGTTCATAAGTTTGGTGAATTCAGAGAATTCCTTTATTTATCCTGATGCCTTCTGCTTTTTTAACGTTCCGTATATTCCGCGACGGCCACAAATGCAGCGCCATAGGTGTGGTCGTTTCAGTAAATGGATAAAAAATTGCATctttagcaaaaaaaaaagggaaaatgttAGCAACAATTACATCACAAAGGAACCAATATCAATAGCAATTCATTCTGGAACCGTTTCTTAATCGAACAAATAACGTGTATTCAAAGGTCTTCTCGTCGTTCTACAACTCATACTATGATAAAATCTGAGTTATGAACCCCCATAATTCAGACAACAAATCATCCAAGAAAGCTCAAATCACAACACTAGTTGATCAACGAGAACTTGAAGCACTTAAATTCCTAAATCGTAATTATTCTCGGTGACAACTCATCCACAACACCAATCAATTCGACAGATCCCACGAAAAAGGCAAAACAAGATTCGACTTATCCCATTCCGAAATGTAACGAGAACAGGGGAAAACAGGAGGAAAAGGCGAGACCTTCGATCCAAGACATATGAACAGATGAACGAGCCTGTGTCTTAGGACGCAACAATATCCGTCGACAACAATTCTAGGGTTCGGGTTACCTCGCAGTACCCAAATGCAGCGGTGTCGGTGGTGTGAACCGCGAAGACGAAGAAAGGGGTAACGGAGTTATCCCTCACCGGCTTTTATATGCGGAACGCGCTGCATACTACGCGCTGGCCACGTGGCGTTCGCCGATTCGGAAGAGTTGGCCGCGACGAAGAGGAAGGGTTTGTTGCAATGGAAACCGCAGAAGACGGGTTTGTTGGACGGTGATTAGTACGCTTAGAATAGGAAGGGACGTGCAGTGATGCTGTGGATGGATGCGAGGAAGTTTGGGTCGGAGAAGAAtgggtcgggtcgggtcgggtcgCGTTGAAGGAAGTTTGAACCGAAAAGAACGGGTCGGGTCAATTTGGTCAAATATCCTAATTAATCGGATCATAACAAATGATAATACTTCATAAAAGAGGAGATTTCAGGCCAAATTCTGGCCCTGAAGCCCAAGCTTATCCCTTAAAATTTGGGCCTTTAACAGGCTCACTCCGGCCCACTTAATTGACTCGATTCACGAGGTCGAACCAAGCCGGTGACAGAGACACGACCACATGCCTGCTTGCACGGCGGCCGGCACCCATCGGCCGTCTGCTTTTTTACTAGCCTTTCCCTTCGAAAGCTTCACTGCGGGCTGCTGCAAAAGGGGTGCACGCTTGTCGCTTGATTCGACCCAATGCATCGCCTCGTAAAGCCACACGCAGCCTCCGCATGGCATGCATACGTAGCAGAAAAAGAACGTAAAGTGACTTGCAATGAGAAGCAGAAGGCTTAGACCTCCACCGGTGCATGCAATGATGATCTTTGTGAAGATAGGAACAGATGCAGTCTTCTCAGGGAACAGTCGTTCATGTGAAACGCTCATGATTCGTGTGAGGCTAATCATTTACCAAAGCTTGACCCACCATTGCGACAGAAGTAGATGAAACTCTCCGAACTAGCTATGagtatgtctctctctctctctctctctctctccgcatgCACTCTGTAGAAACGTTAatggaaaaacataatatctccttttatatatttttttcccttttttcctTGTATGATTCTTAAGACATCTTTAAACTATTGATTCACTCTTGAGTTCTACTTTGGGAGTAATTTCTCCCgtctattttttagattttttagaaTTTCTTAAAGGATCAAAGCCTAATTTCTTGGAACTTTCTATTTCTTGTTTCAACATTTTAACTATTTTATCATTTTAGTGAGAGTTAGATTTGCATTATTCCGAAAACTATGTCGTGTTTGCAAAATAATAAACTCATCATGCTCTTATAAATCAATTCAAATTTTAACTCATTTCTAATATGAAACTAAACAATAACAAaagaggagatcatctctgagtaAACCTGCTTGAATCATCAGAGAAAACCAAGATTTCCTGAGCAAACTATGCCATTAGTTTGATGGATTAATCTCCCAGAACGAACAATCTATCGTGTTCAAAGGAAGAAGATGACAGAGAAGGTAGGAAATGGAGCCCAACATGCTGTAGACTCCTGCAACAAAACTGAGCAGCAGCTGGCCATCATCTGACAGAAAATACATTAATGCACCATTAATTCAGCATCAAAGGTTAGCACATGAGAATGCTCATCTTCCTCCTACCCACTCCTCCCAGTCTCTATCCAGCTTTAATTCCACCATTAATGGCTTCAACCAATTGGGCCCAACATTTAACAACAGGAAGCTGCACTGTCATGCATGAATAATACACCATAACATCTGTGGCCAGCAGCACCTGCCTCCAATTCAAATGTTTGAATTGGAGTAAAAGGGCCAGGTTGAATGCTTGGTCGCTTCTGAGAACCCACAAGTCAAACAAATGAACACCAACATTTTCGCCATGTAAAAACTTCTGCTATCACTAACAATTGCTTAGACACCATATTTTTGTAAGCATGTGTATGTTATTAACAAAAGACACACAAGTCTTGCAACCATAGAGACCGCCTTGCCATAGTTAATCGCTCATCAAGTAGGACCGATAGTGTTTGCAAAACCTCATTGTTCACAATGGTCATCGCTAGCTGAATCTTACAAACACCTGAGACACAAGCAAAAGTTACATCAAAATCTACCATAAATCAGATTTTATGCTGAAAATAAGGTTTTCAACAGTCTAACCAAATATTCAATATTACTGGCTTAGTAATGTCGGGAATCAATTAGCATGTATCCATTTCCTTTAGAACCATAGCAGAACATACTCGATGTTGCTCTTAAACTGTTGCCTACTGTCATTATGCTACAACAAATGGCTGCTACTGGGATGAAATGCAACTGACTAGAAAGATCCATAGCTATTAAGGCATGAAAATATATTACAGTCCACGGACGAGAGAAGGCTCGATGCTATATTATTAATTGAATTGGAGATTTTAAAAAGAGGTCAAATAATGGACATTTATAATACAAAGAGATGTTTCATTAGTGGATTATTACCAAAGGAACGTGGAGACTGGAAGAAAACATGTCAACATTCCACAAACAGGTGCTGCACAATTTTGTATCACCATAGGCCAATGATAGAAGAATATTAAGTCAACATcacaaacccatgaaaaggatatACTGGAAAGTATGTTTGTTTGTGATGAAAAGGAAACTGGCAGCTCCCTCGCCTGCTGTCAGCTCATTAGCACCTCAATCCTTCATTATTTACTAACTTGCAAGACAAACATAACCCACTGCTACTTAGATAAACATAGGGACCTGTTTCACTGTTCGTCGATGCACAAAAAACACTTCATGGATTATAAAAGTAGGTAGAGAAGAAAATTAGAAATATTAACATTTAAAATCCTCCTATGAGAAGGCACCTGACTGCTGAATGATGCATAATATTCATGTTTGCAATACCTATCTGAAAAACAAGTAACAAGGACCAGAGGAATTTAGATTGTAGAACCATGAGATTGTATATCCTAAATGATACTTTTTCTTTCATAAGCTTATTAATGTCAGGTGATACATCATATTCAGAGCCATATAATTGAGGGAAGATGATAGAGATATGTGAAGCTGGAGGAGGTTCTCCATCTCTATGGCTAAAAAATATACTTATTGAGGGATTGGCAAACCATGAAATAAGGAACTTATAAAGAGTAAGGTAGACACTAAGCATAAGTGTTGTCATTTAACTATGCATAGTTTAGTTCTACGAGTATCAATTCCAATCAACCATGTTTTTGCTAGTGAATTCATAAAAGTTGAAACATGTATAAGTCGTACAAGCAAACAAACTTACCATATAAATGAGAATTATGGTGTACCCGTCTTGTAAGTTTACCAAACAGATACAAAAGCTGAAAGGAATACACATAAAATTTAACTATGTGACAGTCGTGAAAAATCACAGTGAATGAAAATGTGAAATTCCTATAAGCTTAATCATTGAATTCTGAACGGAAGATTCATAGCCATTAGAAATAAGAATTTGTACCTTAGAGAAGAAAAATCAGCAACTCTTTTCCTTTTGCTGGATGCAGAAATAGGAAAAGGTAAAGTTCCAAATACCACATTTTTCTTTCAATCTTGATGAATTACAAGTGGAGCTGAGAAACGTATTGCATATGCCATGCCATACAATCATCAAAGTCCAGACTACTTGTACAATCCAGTAAAGCATTTTGCTGCTGTTCATACCGACAAATATAGTTCAACCCTACCAGAAGCTCACAAATAGTCGCCTCTGTCTTCTCCCTGTCAGCAAAATGTAAAGTCTGAAGCAACAAAACATTTTCTCTCGACACTATTTGTTGTTGCTCAAAGTTCCGCTCAGTCTGCCAACGAATCATATCATGAGCCATGGGTAGCAGCCAGCTCAAGATTTTAGCAAGTGCTTCCTTCCAATTGTGTGCAAGTGGAGCATCATAAATAGCTAAATTCTTCACATACGACTTCAGGCTCTTTCTAAGAGCTGCTCTTAAGCTCGAGGGCAACATCTGGTACAAATCATCTCTTGCATCCTCCCCAACCAAATGCGGATACTTTAGTAACTTCTCAATGATAATTATGATGTTTGCATAATGCAATGCAAGAGCTGATCCACCCACGGTGGAGGGTGCCGCAAGCATCATTACCTCACTCCTTGGCCCAAATTTTGATCTTCTTCCACTTGTATTCTGCACTATTTCATCACTAAATGGAACCAAAACACCAATTGCAGGCCGACTGAGGCAACTCTCCTTCTCTGACTGCTCATCGCTATCCTTCAATAGAGCAGAGCTGCCTAAACTGAGGCACTGCATGAAAAGGCGCCCAGGACTTGCTCCACAGTGGAATCGGAGACCCTCTCCCCGGAAATTAACAGCAGTGACAACATCAGAAGCCACGGCAGGGATCTTCACAGACTTGCTATCCAGGGAACCTGATCTTAGGGACCCTGAATGAATTGGGTACTGAACTGGACTAACAATTTGGTCTGAAAGCTGACAACTTTGATCACAAACTAGGGAATCCAGGGTGCCGATTGTATCCCCAAACACGAGGCAGATCCGAGAATGGATAGTGCAGACAGCTCgggcgaggaggaggacgacctTGTCGAAAGTTCGGTTCCAAAGGGAGGAGTCACGCAAGTGCTTAACGTCTCGCCGCTGCCACTGGATCTTCTGGTCGAAGGCCTGGCGGCTCGCGTGGTGGGCAGGGTTCTGGTGGAACTTCTTGGCAGCGTGCTCCAGCTCCGTGAGAACCTCCAGCTCGGCGTAGAGAGCTGAGGTGGAGGAGACGAAGCGCTCCATCTTGCGGATGGTCCCGGCCATGTCCCTGGAGAGGAAGCCGAGGCCGGAAGGATCGACGCGGCCGGCAAGGAGGTCGGAGTACACGTGCTCGAAGCCAACGAGGGCGGGATGAGAGCAGCGGCGGCCCAGGCGGGCGGCGACGGCGGCGACGCAGTTGAGGTCGTCCAACTTCTCGGCGAGGGCGAGGGAGAGAAGAAAGGGTTCGTCGGAGGAGACGAGGTGGTTGACGCCGTAGGCGGTGAGGGTCTGGGAGCGGAACCGCGCCATCTCCGATTCGGACAGGGAGCGGTAAAGACCGATGGCGCGGGACATGGCGCTGGCAACCTCGAAGGAGAGGATCCCGACGGTGGCGGTAGAGGCACCGCCATCCGGCGGCAGCTTCGacccgttcttcttcttcttcatctgctTCTTCTTGGTGGtgttggcggcggcggcagcgacgGAAGTCCGCATATTGTCTATCCGCGGCTGGCGAGATCTAGCGTTCCCCTGATCTTCCTCTGCCTCCGATCGGATTCAAACAAGGCTTCGTCGTCTGCGAAGAAGCAAACAAGCAAAAGGAAAATTGAGCGCTTTCGCAGGGCAAAAAAATCCAATCTTTAATACGAAATCAGCAGCCTAAAACAAGCACGAATTCAAGTCATACACAGCCAGCTCAGAAGGACGAAAAATTGGAATCTTTCATTCACCTCCTCGATTCCCAAGATCTCATCTTTTCCATTCCAATCCGAGCACGATTGACCTCCAGCCAACACTGGAGAGTAGCGCAAACTCGTACTTCCGGGATTCGACACACGGCGACTTGGATAGCCTACAAAAACTGACAACACCAGGAAGGGGATAGCGTCGGGAGTTGTAATTCCGCCTCAATTTGCTTCTCCAACCACGACGGCAGAGTTGCGGAATTGGATTCCTTCTTTCGTCGCCTTCCTCCGAACATAGGGAGTCATAATTAGATGAGGGAAGTGTTGCGGAGGCCGCTTAAACGAGGAGAGGAGacagaggagggagggagggagggaaacACTTGGGAAGAAGAGCAGCACATGGAGAGAGAAGCTTCTGGGTatgttatatatacacacaccgtACAATACCGTAATATTATATCAAAGACGTATGAATACGGTAGGGATAAAAGTGGGTGAGACAGTCTGAgtcaatgaactttaatatgtgaGTGAGTGAAATAGGTACATTTACACATTATGCATGCaatttttctaatatattttatttatttttgataattaaTATTCATATTTGATAGGTTTTATAATTTCTTCATCATTTACTTAATTAACATAATATTCACATTCATCATATACATCATATAATTCAATATGTAAGGCTAGACATCATATTATATGAGATTCAAATTTGAATATTTTAACctgtcactctctctctctctctctctctctctctctctctctccagttttTTGTCTGACAGAAGATTTTTGTTTTGGTTATTTTCCGTAAAAGTGTTTCTCCTTTTTCCTTCATTTTCAGACACATTCATTTTTATTAGATCATTCCAAAATAAAAATAaccaataaatttaaataatatatatatctattcATTTGTATTAATAAAATAGAATAAtcgtatgaaattatttttatctagaGATGATATTTCCTATCCGTGTGTTAAAAGTGGGATCTTAATATTTGAATCATCTAAACCAATGGAAACATGCTTTGGGGTTAAGTAAAGCCAAGTATGGATGAGGTCAAAAAGGGTTGCATGGCTTAGGTTTGGCTTTCgtaccatctccatctccatctccgcaAGTTCCTATCCCTTTGGAGTTTTCCCTTCGTGCAGAACATCA
Protein-coding regions in this window:
- the LOC135674280 gene encoding uncharacterized protein LOC135674280, which produces MRTSVAAAAANTTKKKQMKKKKNGSKLPPDGGASTATVGILSFEVASAMSRAIGLYRSLSESEMARFRSQTLTAYGVNHLVSSDEPFLLSLALAEKLDDLNCVAAVAARLGRRCSHPALVGFEHVYSDLLAGRVDPSGLGFLSRDMAGTIRKMERFVSSTSALYAELEVLTELEHAAKKFHQNPAHHASRQAFDQKIQWQRRDVKHLRDSSLWNRTFDKVVLLLARAVCTIHSRICLVFGDTIGTLDSLVCDQSCQLSDQIVSPVQYPIHSGSLRSGSLDSKSVKIPAVASDVVTAVNFRGEGLRFHCGASPGRLFMQCLSLGSSALLKDSDEQSEKESCLSRPAIGVLVPFSDEIVQNTSGRRSKFGPRSEVMMLAAPSTVGGSALALHYANIIIIIEKLLKYPHLVGEDARDDLYQMLPSSLRAALRKSLKSYVKNLAIYDAPLAHNWKEALAKILSWLLPMAHDMIRWQTERNFEQQQIVSRENVLLLQTLHFADREKTEATICELLVGLNYICRYEQQQNALLDCTSSLDFDDCMAWHMQYVSQLHL